Proteins co-encoded in one Grus americana isolate bGruAme1 chromosome 12, bGruAme1.mat, whole genome shotgun sequence genomic window:
- the CENPI gene encoding centromere protein I isoform X1: MQRRQTPKQPLQVHRKKQTDLSAWRKGGRIDPEKSVQNHQSPNNQKNDSKQDSLEQALSYFEKVQDRVSLKKNNVLQKHLTTVESIALQRGLPPEGFDVLLNVALSGKLSDTVNTRLLKSLIPASVIPETSVVSSVSWLCVSKCSSNIQLLFLRWLITVFDFIDHKERLHALYGFFFSFLQDEKMCPYVCHLLYLLTRKENVKPFRIRRLLDLQAKMGMQSHLQALLSLYKLFCPELVTITLPGKTKTYFKDSEGPWKATINTVRQRKQENSLVSQPLFLGTAQPQSRKRKWNTQLIIPASSTNKNNLEEDREKQRVDFYGTNESFPVEQLQTFSQLLQNIHHLEFPSQMGSVLTNPLLLHYMNCIKDESIYLRLYYWMGQTLQEECTWYVADNKQYEEFKDFLETVYKAECFLQEGFSSCEEFLYKSLPLWDGFCCRSQILRLVSWIPLSSFSEMKSHLYDPLAQLFFTSSLYFKCSVLESLKELLQNWLNWHIIHLDSESDSQAHSLGVYTDAASRHCCRNTTLSGLVNVVAELIDFVGWISTVALRLENNPTFLLYFILDFYETVCDMYLRYNLPLLIMPPAGVFYPALLSMDSVSLNQLCYIMYRYRTNLVAAKENELSKKKILQFKFSSQTYQEYNQYIIAMVGCLWTSSAFQKDIHPQGLCMDDELLKKTTVQEFKTSFNIVYHPAMMGYAVLFLQQAWPDDTTFNFSLIKGKKWNWYLEYLYAQGLKGLKVFIESSINRVSQASHSKAGNMQA; this comes from the exons ATGCAGCGAAGACAGACCCCAAAGCAGCCTCTGCAAGTTCACCGTAAAAAACAAACTGATCTCTCTGCATGGCGAAAAGGAGGGAGAATTGACCCTGAAAAAAGTGTCCAGAATCATCAATCTCCTAACAACCAGAAAAATGACAGCAAGCAAGACTCCCTTGAGCAAGCTTTGAGCTACTTTGAGAAAG ttCAAGACCGTGTCTCACTGAAAAAGAACAATGTTCTGCAGAAACACTTGACTACTGTGGAAAGCATTGCCCTGCAAAGAGGGTTACCCCCTGAAGGATTTGATGTATTGCTAAATGTGGCACTCAGTGGCAAACTTT ctgataCAGTGAATACTCGTTTACTGAAGAGCCTGATTCCAGCCTCAGTAATACCAGAAACTTCTGTGGTTTCATCTGTatcttggctctgtgtcagcaaaTGCTCAAGCAACATCCAG ctgctttttttaagaTGGCTGATCACAGTGTTTGACTTCATTGATCACAAGGAACGACTTCATGCCCTCTatggtttcttcttttccttcttgcaagATGAGAAGATG TGCCCATATGTCTGCCACCTGCTGTACCTGCTgaccaggaaagaaaatg TCAAGCCTTTTCGGATTAGGAGACTGCTTGACCTCCAAGCAAAAATG GGAATGCAGTCTCATCTGCAGGCTCTACTATCACTTTACAAACTCTTCTGTCCTGAGCTAGTGACCATAACCCTTCCTGGGAAAACAAAG ACTTACTTCAAGGATTCAGAGGGCCCATGGAAAGCAACAATCAACACAGTAAGgcaaagaaagcaggaaaactcTCTGGTGTCCCAGCCACTGTTTTTAGGCACAGCTCAACCTCAGTCACGAAAAAGG aaatggaataCTCAGTTGATTATACCTGCAAgcagtacaaacaaaaataatttagaagaggacagagaaaagcagcGTGTTGACTTTTACGGTACAAATGAGTCTTTTCCAGTGGAGCAGCTGCAGACCTTTTCTCAGCTCCTACAAAATATCCACCATCTAGAG tttccttCCCAGATGGGTTCAGTGCTAACAAACCCTTTATTGCTTCACTACATGAATTGCATCAAAGATGAATCTATTTATCTGAGGCTCTACTATTGGATGGGCCAGACCCTTCAGGAAG AATGCACCTGGTATGTAGCTGATAATAAACAATATGAAGAATTCAAGGACTTCCTGGAAACGGTCTACAAGGCAGAGTGTTTCTTGCAG GAGggattttcttcctgtgaagaGTTCCTGTATAAGAGCCTTCCTCTCTGGGATGGCTTCTGCTGCCGATCACAAATCCTCAGACTTGTGAGTTGGATCCCcctcagcagcttctctg aaatgaaatcacATCTCTATGAtcccctggcacagctcttTTTCACATCGTCCCTTTATTTTAAG TGCAGTGTTCTTGAGAGCCTGAAAGAGCTGTTGCAGAACTGGTTAAATTGGCACATAATTCATCTGGATTCAGAGTCTGACTCTCAAGCCCATTCTTT AGGTGTATATACTGATGCTGCATCACGTCATTGCTGCAGGAATACCACCCTTTCTGGACTAGTGAACGTGGTGGCTGAACTGATCGACTTTGTTGGATGGATCTCTACTGTTGCATTGCGCTTGGAAAACAATCCTACTTTCTTGTTGTACTTCATCCTGGATTTCTATGAGACT GTGTGTGACATGTATCTGAGGTACAATCTGCCTTTGTTGATAATGCCTCCTGCTGGAGTTTTCTACCCAGCTCTTCTCAGCATGGATTCTGTCAGCTTGAATCAGCTCTGCTACATTATGTACAG gtatcGAACCAACTTGGtggctgcaaaagaaaatgaactgaGTAAAAAG AAAATACTACAATTCAAGTTCAGTAGCCAGACATACCAGGAGTACAACCAGTACATAATAGCTATGGTGGGTTGTCTGTGGACATCCAGTGCATTCCAGAAGGATATTCATCCTCAAGGTCTTTGTATGGATGATGAACTGTTGAAGAAAACCACAGTGCAGGAATTCAAAACCAGCTTTAACATTGTCTACCACCCAGCCATGATGGGCTATGCTGTCCTCTTCCTGCAGCAG GCTTGGCCAGATGATACGACCTTCAACTTCAGTTTAATTAAG gGGAAGAAGTGGAACTGGTATCTGGAATATCTCTATGCGCAAGGTTTAAAGGGCCTGAAGGTCTTTATTGAAAGCAGCATCAATCGTGTTTCCCAGGCCTCTCACAGTAAAGCAGGGAATATGCAAGCGTGA
- the TMEM35A gene encoding novel acetylcholine receptor chaperone yields MASPRTITIVALSVALGLFFVFMGTIKLTPRLSRDAYNEMKRAYKSYVRALPMLKKMGVSSILLRKSIGALEVVCGIVMTLVPGRPKDVANFLLLLLVLAVLFFHQLVGDPLKRYAHALVFGILLTCRLLIARQPEEQPPEKRILSVNGDELPLIREAAPEKGKMKVS; encoded by the exons ATGGCATCTCCCAGGACTATCACCATCGTTGCCCTCTCCGTGGCCCTAGGGCTGTTCTTCGTCTTTATGGGGACCATCAAGCTGACCCCTCGGCTCAGCAGAGATGCTTACAATGAGATG AAACGAGCATACAAAAGCTATGTGCGGGCCCTCCCCATGCTAAAGAAGATGGGAGTCAGCTCCATCCTTCTCCGCAAGAGCATTGGTGCCCTAGAAGTGGTGTGTGGCATTGTCATGACACTGGTGCCTGGTCGCCCCAAAGACGTAGccaactttctcctccttctccttgtgCTGGCTGTGCTCTTTTTCCACCAGCTAGTGGGGGATCCACTCAAGCGTTACGCACATGCCCTAGTCTTTGGGATCCTGCTTACCTGTCGTCTGCTGATTGCCCGCCAGCCTGAGGAGCAGCCACCAGAAAAAAGGATCCTGTCAGTGAATGGGGATGAGCTACCACTCATCCGTGAAGCAGCTcctgaaaaaggcaaaatgaaggTATCCTAG
- the CENPI gene encoding centromere protein I isoform X3, translating to MQRRQTPKQPLQVHRKKQTDLSAWRKGGRIDPEKSVQNHQSPNNQKNDSKQDSLEQALSYFEKVQDRVSLKKNNVLQKHLTTVESIALQRGLPPEGFDVLLNVALSGKLSDTVNTRLLKSLIPASVIPETSVVSSVSWLCVSKCSSNIQLLFLRWLITVFDFIDHKERLHALYGFFFSFLQDEKMCPYVCHLLYLLTRKENVKPFRIRRLLDLQAKMGMQSHLQALLSLYKLFCPELVTITLPGKTKTYFKDSEGPWKATINTVRQRKQENSLVSQPLFLGTAQPQSRKRKWNTQLIIPASSTNKNNLEEDREKQRVDFYGTNESFPVEQLQTFSQLLQNIHHLEFPSQMGSVLTNPLLLHYMNCIKDESIYLRLYYWMGQTLQEECTWYVADNKQYEEFKDFLETVYKAECFLQEGFSSCEEFLYKSLPLWDGFCCRSQILRLVSWIPLSSFSEMKSHLYDPLAQLFFTSSLYFKCSVLESLKELLQNWLNWHIIHLDSESDSQAHSLGVYTDAASRHCCRNTTLSGLVNVVAELIDFVGWISTVALRLENNPTFLLYFILDFYETVCDMYLRYNLPLLIMPPAGVFYPALLSMDSVSLNQLCYIMYRYRTNLVAAKENELSKKKILQFKFSSQTYQEYNQYIIAMVGCLWTSSAFQKDIHPQGLCMDDELLKKTTVQEFKTSFNIVYHPAMMGYAVLFLQQAWPDDTTFNFSLIKCTSNLIWKNHHY from the exons ATGCAGCGAAGACAGACCCCAAAGCAGCCTCTGCAAGTTCACCGTAAAAAACAAACTGATCTCTCTGCATGGCGAAAAGGAGGGAGAATTGACCCTGAAAAAAGTGTCCAGAATCATCAATCTCCTAACAACCAGAAAAATGACAGCAAGCAAGACTCCCTTGAGCAAGCTTTGAGCTACTTTGAGAAAG ttCAAGACCGTGTCTCACTGAAAAAGAACAATGTTCTGCAGAAACACTTGACTACTGTGGAAAGCATTGCCCTGCAAAGAGGGTTACCCCCTGAAGGATTTGATGTATTGCTAAATGTGGCACTCAGTGGCAAACTTT ctgataCAGTGAATACTCGTTTACTGAAGAGCCTGATTCCAGCCTCAGTAATACCAGAAACTTCTGTGGTTTCATCTGTatcttggctctgtgtcagcaaaTGCTCAAGCAACATCCAG ctgctttttttaagaTGGCTGATCACAGTGTTTGACTTCATTGATCACAAGGAACGACTTCATGCCCTCTatggtttcttcttttccttcttgcaagATGAGAAGATG TGCCCATATGTCTGCCACCTGCTGTACCTGCTgaccaggaaagaaaatg TCAAGCCTTTTCGGATTAGGAGACTGCTTGACCTCCAAGCAAAAATG GGAATGCAGTCTCATCTGCAGGCTCTACTATCACTTTACAAACTCTTCTGTCCTGAGCTAGTGACCATAACCCTTCCTGGGAAAACAAAG ACTTACTTCAAGGATTCAGAGGGCCCATGGAAAGCAACAATCAACACAGTAAGgcaaagaaagcaggaaaactcTCTGGTGTCCCAGCCACTGTTTTTAGGCACAGCTCAACCTCAGTCACGAAAAAGG aaatggaataCTCAGTTGATTATACCTGCAAgcagtacaaacaaaaataatttagaagaggacagagaaaagcagcGTGTTGACTTTTACGGTACAAATGAGTCTTTTCCAGTGGAGCAGCTGCAGACCTTTTCTCAGCTCCTACAAAATATCCACCATCTAGAG tttccttCCCAGATGGGTTCAGTGCTAACAAACCCTTTATTGCTTCACTACATGAATTGCATCAAAGATGAATCTATTTATCTGAGGCTCTACTATTGGATGGGCCAGACCCTTCAGGAAG AATGCACCTGGTATGTAGCTGATAATAAACAATATGAAGAATTCAAGGACTTCCTGGAAACGGTCTACAAGGCAGAGTGTTTCTTGCAG GAGggattttcttcctgtgaagaGTTCCTGTATAAGAGCCTTCCTCTCTGGGATGGCTTCTGCTGCCGATCACAAATCCTCAGACTTGTGAGTTGGATCCCcctcagcagcttctctg aaatgaaatcacATCTCTATGAtcccctggcacagctcttTTTCACATCGTCCCTTTATTTTAAG TGCAGTGTTCTTGAGAGCCTGAAAGAGCTGTTGCAGAACTGGTTAAATTGGCACATAATTCATCTGGATTCAGAGTCTGACTCTCAAGCCCATTCTTT AGGTGTATATACTGATGCTGCATCACGTCATTGCTGCAGGAATACCACCCTTTCTGGACTAGTGAACGTGGTGGCTGAACTGATCGACTTTGTTGGATGGATCTCTACTGTTGCATTGCGCTTGGAAAACAATCCTACTTTCTTGTTGTACTTCATCCTGGATTTCTATGAGACT GTGTGTGACATGTATCTGAGGTACAATCTGCCTTTGTTGATAATGCCTCCTGCTGGAGTTTTCTACCCAGCTCTTCTCAGCATGGATTCTGTCAGCTTGAATCAGCTCTGCTACATTATGTACAG gtatcGAACCAACTTGGtggctgcaaaagaaaatgaactgaGTAAAAAG AAAATACTACAATTCAAGTTCAGTAGCCAGACATACCAGGAGTACAACCAGTACATAATAGCTATGGTGGGTTGTCTGTGGACATCCAGTGCATTCCAGAAGGATATTCATCCTCAAGGTCTTTGTATGGATGATGAACTGTTGAAGAAAACCACAGTGCAGGAATTCAAAACCAGCTTTAACATTGTCTACCACCCAGCCATGATGGGCTATGCTGTCCTCTTCCTGCAGCAG GCTTGGCCAGATGATACGACCTTCAACTTCAGTTTAATTAAG TGTACTTCAAACTTGATCTGGAAGAATCACCATTACTGA
- the CENPI gene encoding centromere protein I isoform X2, producing the protein MQRRQTPKQPLQVHRKKQTDLSAWRKGGRIDPEKSVQNHQSPNNQKNDSKQDSLEQALSYFEKVQDRVSLKKNNVLQKHLTTVESIALQRGLPPEGFDVLLNVALSGKLSDTVNTRLLKSLIPASVIPETSVVSSVSWLCVSKCSSNIQLLFLRWLITVFDFIDHKERLHALYGFFFSFLQDEKMCPYVCHLLYLLTRKENVKPFRIRRLLDLQAKMGMQSHLQALLSLYKLFCPELVTITLPGKTKTYFKDSEGPWKATINTVRQRKQENSLVSQPLFLGTAQPQSRKRKWNTQLIIPASSTNKNNLEEDREKQRVDFYGTNESFPVEQLQTFSQLLQNIHHLEFPSQMGSVLTNPLLLHYMNCIKDESIYLRLYYWMGQTLQEECTWYVADNKQYEEFKDFLETVYKAECFLQEGFSSCEEFLYKSLPLWDGFCCRSQILRLVSWIPLSSFSEMKSHLYDPLAQLFFTSSLYFKCSVLESLKELLQNWLNWHIIHLDSESDSQAHSLNTTLSGLVNVVAELIDFVGWISTVALRLENNPTFLLYFILDFYETVCDMYLRYNLPLLIMPPAGVFYPALLSMDSVSLNQLCYIMYRYRTNLVAAKENELSKKKILQFKFSSQTYQEYNQYIIAMVGCLWTSSAFQKDIHPQGLCMDDELLKKTTVQEFKTSFNIVYHPAMMGYAVLFLQQAWPDDTTFNFSLIKGKKWNWYLEYLYAQGLKGLKVFIESSINRVSQASHSKAGNMQA; encoded by the exons ATGCAGCGAAGACAGACCCCAAAGCAGCCTCTGCAAGTTCACCGTAAAAAACAAACTGATCTCTCTGCATGGCGAAAAGGAGGGAGAATTGACCCTGAAAAAAGTGTCCAGAATCATCAATCTCCTAACAACCAGAAAAATGACAGCAAGCAAGACTCCCTTGAGCAAGCTTTGAGCTACTTTGAGAAAG ttCAAGACCGTGTCTCACTGAAAAAGAACAATGTTCTGCAGAAACACTTGACTACTGTGGAAAGCATTGCCCTGCAAAGAGGGTTACCCCCTGAAGGATTTGATGTATTGCTAAATGTGGCACTCAGTGGCAAACTTT ctgataCAGTGAATACTCGTTTACTGAAGAGCCTGATTCCAGCCTCAGTAATACCAGAAACTTCTGTGGTTTCATCTGTatcttggctctgtgtcagcaaaTGCTCAAGCAACATCCAG ctgctttttttaagaTGGCTGATCACAGTGTTTGACTTCATTGATCACAAGGAACGACTTCATGCCCTCTatggtttcttcttttccttcttgcaagATGAGAAGATG TGCCCATATGTCTGCCACCTGCTGTACCTGCTgaccaggaaagaaaatg TCAAGCCTTTTCGGATTAGGAGACTGCTTGACCTCCAAGCAAAAATG GGAATGCAGTCTCATCTGCAGGCTCTACTATCACTTTACAAACTCTTCTGTCCTGAGCTAGTGACCATAACCCTTCCTGGGAAAACAAAG ACTTACTTCAAGGATTCAGAGGGCCCATGGAAAGCAACAATCAACACAGTAAGgcaaagaaagcaggaaaactcTCTGGTGTCCCAGCCACTGTTTTTAGGCACAGCTCAACCTCAGTCACGAAAAAGG aaatggaataCTCAGTTGATTATACCTGCAAgcagtacaaacaaaaataatttagaagaggacagagaaaagcagcGTGTTGACTTTTACGGTACAAATGAGTCTTTTCCAGTGGAGCAGCTGCAGACCTTTTCTCAGCTCCTACAAAATATCCACCATCTAGAG tttccttCCCAGATGGGTTCAGTGCTAACAAACCCTTTATTGCTTCACTACATGAATTGCATCAAAGATGAATCTATTTATCTGAGGCTCTACTATTGGATGGGCCAGACCCTTCAGGAAG AATGCACCTGGTATGTAGCTGATAATAAACAATATGAAGAATTCAAGGACTTCCTGGAAACGGTCTACAAGGCAGAGTGTTTCTTGCAG GAGggattttcttcctgtgaagaGTTCCTGTATAAGAGCCTTCCTCTCTGGGATGGCTTCTGCTGCCGATCACAAATCCTCAGACTTGTGAGTTGGATCCCcctcagcagcttctctg aaatgaaatcacATCTCTATGAtcccctggcacagctcttTTTCACATCGTCCCTTTATTTTAAG TGCAGTGTTCTTGAGAGCCTGAAAGAGCTGTTGCAGAACTGGTTAAATTGGCACATAATTCATCTGGATTCAGAGTCTGACTCTCAAGCCCATTCTTT GAATACCACCCTTTCTGGACTAGTGAACGTGGTGGCTGAACTGATCGACTTTGTTGGATGGATCTCTACTGTTGCATTGCGCTTGGAAAACAATCCTACTTTCTTGTTGTACTTCATCCTGGATTTCTATGAGACT GTGTGTGACATGTATCTGAGGTACAATCTGCCTTTGTTGATAATGCCTCCTGCTGGAGTTTTCTACCCAGCTCTTCTCAGCATGGATTCTGTCAGCTTGAATCAGCTCTGCTACATTATGTACAG gtatcGAACCAACTTGGtggctgcaaaagaaaatgaactgaGTAAAAAG AAAATACTACAATTCAAGTTCAGTAGCCAGACATACCAGGAGTACAACCAGTACATAATAGCTATGGTGGGTTGTCTGTGGACATCCAGTGCATTCCAGAAGGATATTCATCCTCAAGGTCTTTGTATGGATGATGAACTGTTGAAGAAAACCACAGTGCAGGAATTCAAAACCAGCTTTAACATTGTCTACCACCCAGCCATGATGGGCTATGCTGTCCTCTTCCTGCAGCAG GCTTGGCCAGATGATACGACCTTCAACTTCAGTTTAATTAAG gGGAAGAAGTGGAACTGGTATCTGGAATATCTCTATGCGCAAGGTTTAAAGGGCCTGAAGGTCTTTATTGAAAGCAGCATCAATCGTGTTTCCCAGGCCTCTCACAGTAAAGCAGGGAATATGCAAGCGTGA